In Gambusia affinis linkage group LG08, SWU_Gaff_1.0, whole genome shotgun sequence, a single window of DNA contains:
- the LOC122835973 gene encoding uncharacterized protein LOC122835973 isoform X1, translating into MQPETDEEENLKQHPLVFFDLETTGLGQHCEIIQLAAVSGGHSLNLYVVPRCRIERGAARVTGFKVRGQRLYLDRRLVFTNSLREVVVSFIAFLQMLGRPLVVGHNIRKFDCPLLARALDELDLRAQFEGSVSGCVDTLPLARELLRDRGVQSFGQENLVRELLGINYKAHDALEDVRALKTLYGFLQPTTEVVRRHMFTLDTMDSKPTVPWNKRTKRTSPSAGEFQTNGEGKKRHNGEADTRQHKNI; encoded by the exons ATGCAACCAGAAACAGACGAAGAAGAAAACCTCAAGCAACATCCGCTGGTTTTCTTCGACCTGGAGACTACAGGCCTGG GTCAACACTGCGAGATCATCCAACTGGCTGCAGTAAGCGGCGGCCACTCGCTCAACCTGTACGTCGTCCCCCGCTGTCGCATTGAGCGAGGAGCGGCCAGAGTCACGGGCTTTAAGGTCCGCGGACAGAGACTCTACCTCGATCGTCGCCTCGTCTTCACCAACTCCCTCAGAGAGGTCGTGGTCTCCTTCATCGCTTTCCTTCAAATGCTTGGTCGACCCCTCGTCGTTGGCCATAACATCCGAAAGTTcgactgccccctgctggctcgGGCTCTCGACGAGCTGGACCTGAGAGCGCAGTTCGAGGGTTCAGTTTCGGGTTGCGTGGACACCCTTCCTCTGGCTCGGGAGCTGCTGAGGGACCGGGGCGTGCAGAGCTTTGGCCAGGAGAACCTTGTCAGGGAGCTGCTGGGGATAAACTACAAGGCCCATGATGCTTTGGAGGACGTGAGAGCGTTAAAGACTCTCTATGGCTTCCTTCAGCCGACAACAGAAGTTGTCCGCAGGCATATGTTCACTTTGGATACCATGGACAGCAAACCAACTGTACCGTGgaacaaaaggacaaaaaggaCGTCGCCCTCTGCAGGGGAATTTCAGACAAACGGGGAAGGAAAGAAACGACATAACGGAGAAGCCGACACACgtcaacataaaaacatataa
- the LOC122835973 gene encoding uncharacterized protein LOC122835973 isoform X2, which produces MHTTRSGSDTQSQHCEIIQLAAVSGGHSLNLYVVPRCRIERGAARVTGFKVRGQRLYLDRRLVFTNSLREVVVSFIAFLQMLGRPLVVGHNIRKFDCPLLARALDELDLRAQFEGSVSGCVDTLPLARELLRDRGVQSFGQENLVRELLGINYKAHDALEDVRALKTLYGFLQPTTEVVRRHMFTLDTMDSKPTVPWNKRTKRTSPSAGEFQTNGEGKKRHNGEADTRQHKNI; this is translated from the exons ATGCACACAACCCGAAGCGGTAGCGACACACAAA GTCAACACTGCGAGATCATCCAACTGGCTGCAGTAAGCGGCGGCCACTCGCTCAACCTGTACGTCGTCCCCCGCTGTCGCATTGAGCGAGGAGCGGCCAGAGTCACGGGCTTTAAGGTCCGCGGACAGAGACTCTACCTCGATCGTCGCCTCGTCTTCACCAACTCCCTCAGAGAGGTCGTGGTCTCCTTCATCGCTTTCCTTCAAATGCTTGGTCGACCCCTCGTCGTTGGCCATAACATCCGAAAGTTcgactgccccctgctggctcgGGCTCTCGACGAGCTGGACCTGAGAGCGCAGTTCGAGGGTTCAGTTTCGGGTTGCGTGGACACCCTTCCTCTGGCTCGGGAGCTGCTGAGGGACCGGGGCGTGCAGAGCTTTGGCCAGGAGAACCTTGTCAGGGAGCTGCTGGGGATAAACTACAAGGCCCATGATGCTTTGGAGGACGTGAGAGCGTTAAAGACTCTCTATGGCTTCCTTCAGCCGACAACAGAAGTTGTCCGCAGGCATATGTTCACTTTGGATACCATGGACAGCAAACCAACTGTACCGTGgaacaaaaggacaaaaaggaCGTCGCCCTCTGCAGGGGAATTTCAGACAAACGGGGAAGGAAAGAAACGACATAACGGAGAAGCCGACACACgtcaacataaaaacatataa